A region of the Polaribacter sp. L3A8 genome:
ATTCATCGTATTCGATATCTAGATTAAAAAAATTAATGGCAGTATTGGTATGATCATCAATAGTACTGTTTTCAACTTCGTTGATAATAGGTCTAAAATAACCTACTTTAGAAGATTTGGTTAACATCATTCTTAAAAGACCTAATGATACCAAAGATTTACCACTGTTAGATTCTACTGCGACAACATAAATAGCTTTGCTCATCTTTATAAATTATATTGCAAAAATATAAGATAAGAAGATGTCTAATTATGATAATAATCATCAATTGGAACTAAACTTTATTGTTTTAGATTTTATGATGTAAGCCTCTTTTTTCAATTTGTAAGAGACATTTACAGCGTGACAAATCGAATAAAGAAGTCTATTTTAAACCTGTAAAATTCCCATATTAAATTGTTTTGTAATAGGAGCGTGGTTTGCAGCTTCAATTCCCATAGAAATCCAATCTCTAGTTTTTAAGGGATTAATAACTGCATCTGTCCATATTCTTGCAGCTGCATAATATGGAGAAATTTGTTTGTCGTAACGCGATTTTATTTTGTCGAATAACTCCGCTTCTTTTTCTGGGGTTATTTCTTCTCCTTTTTTTAATAAAGAAGCTTTTTCTATTTGTAACAATACTTTAGCGGCAGAATTTCCGCTCATAACGGCTAATTCTGCACTTGGCCACGCAACAATTAATCTTGGGTCGTAAGCTTTACCACACATGGCATAATTACCTGCTCCGTAAGAATTTCCAATAATAACTGTAAATTTAGGAACCACAGAATTACTAACAGCGTTTACCATTTTAGCACCATCTTTTATTATGCCTCCGTGTTCTGATTTTGAGCCTACCATAAACCCAGTAACGTCTTGTAAAAAAACCAACGGAATTTTTTTCTGATTACAATTGGCAATAAAACGGGTAGCTTTATCTGCAGAATCATTATAGATTACGCCACCAAATTGCATTTCTCCTTTTTGCGTTTTTACCAACTTACGTTGATTGGCAACAATACCAACTGCCCAACCATCAATTCTGGCATAACCAGTTAAAATAGTTTTTCCGTAGCCTTCTTTATATTGTTCAAATTCAGAATTGTCTACCAAACGTTTTATGATTTCTAACATATCATATTGAGCGTTTCTTTCTCTAGGTAGAATTCCGAAAATATCATCTTCATTTTCTTTTGGCGGAAAAGCTTCGGTTTTACTATAACCTGCTTTGTCATAATCGCCAATTTTATCAACAATAAATTTTATTTTATCTAATGCGTCTTTATCGTCTTTAGCTTTGTAATCTGTAACTCCAGAAATTTCGCAATGTGTTGTTGCTCCGCCTAAAGTTTCATTGTCTATAGATTCTCCAATAGCCGCTTTTACAAGGTAACTTCCGGCAAGAAATATACTAGCAGTTTTATCAACAATTAAAGCCTCGTCGCTCATTATTGGCAAGTAAGCACCACCCGCAACACAGCTTCCCATAACTGCAGAAATTTGTGTAATGCCCATGCTACTCATAATGGCGTTGTTTCTAAAAATACGTCCGAAATGTTCTTTGTCTGGAAAAATTTCATCCTGCAAAGGCAAATAAACGCCAGCAGAATCTACTAAATAAATAATTGGTAATTTGTTTTCTATGGATATTTCTTGTGCTCGTAAATTTTTTTTTCCTGTAATTGGGAACCAAGCACCTGCTTTTACAGTAGCATCATTAGCAACAACGATACATTGTTTTCCTTTTATATAACCCATTTTTACAACAACACCTCCAGAAGGGCAACCGCCATGTTCTGCATACATATCTTCACCAGCAAAAGCACCAATTTCTATAGATTTAGAATTACTATCTAAAAGATAATCAACGCGTTCTCTTGCACTCATTTTGCCTTTTTTGTGCAGTTTGTCAATTCTTTTTTGACCTCCACCCAATTTTACTTTTGCAAATCTTTTTCTTAAGTCTGATGATAGCAATTTATTGTAATCTTCGTTTTTATTGAAGTTTAAATCCATAGAAGCTTATTTCTTAGTTTAATGCTAAAATAAGAAATATTCTTTTGATTAAATGCCTAAAAAAAGCATCCGTAACTATTTTATAATTCGGATGCTTTTACTTTTTAAAGATGATGTTTTATTGCCTTAATAGCGAAAAATGTCCTTTTTTAAGAATAGGCATTTTATTAGGGTCTATTGGTATGAGTTGTACTGTAAACCAATAATCGTCTGAAGGCAATGTTTTACCACTGTAGGTTCCGTCCCAACCTTCACCGTCTACAGATGTTTGGGCTACTAATTTACCATATCGGTTAAAAATGTTAATGGTACTGTTTGGTTGATAAAAAGAACTGTTGGTACCTTTTATTGTCCATGTTTTGTTTTGTTGTCCGTTTGGGGTAAAGAATTTTGGGAATTGAATTACAGAAACGATTAATGAAGAAGTACCACAACCATCTTTGTTTTCAACAATAATTTTATAAACTCCGCCTTCTACATTATTAAAAATGTTATCGTCTTGAAAAGGACGAACTATATTTCCGTTTTCATTCTCTAAAGCATATTGAAATTCTTCATTAATTAAAGGATTTGTAGGGATGTCTATTCGAATACTTAAATTAGCACTGAAACCAGAAATATCGTCTGTTACGGTAACAAAACTATTTTCTAAGTTTTCAAAATTAGATTTTAAAACAACAATAGTTCTTGTTCTAGAACAAATAGTGGTTTCTCTACTAGAAGCTGTTACGGTATATTCTCCTTGATCACTTACTGATAGAGTTGGGCTATTTCCACCAACGGTATTTCCAACTTTGTCTGTCCACTTGTAGTCGTAATCATCTTTAAAAAGACTTTGAATCTCTAATGTATATGGAACATTTTTAGCACAAATAATGATTGGAGCATCAGGAGTTTCTCCTTTAACTGAAAACTCCGGAATTTTATTTACTTCTAAGTTAAACTCACCAATACCTTGGCAGTTGTTATTTGTTTTATCTATAATTTTGTAGTAAATAGCTATAGCACTTCCAAGATATGGATGGTTTGTGTTTCTATAATTAGATAAACTTTGTGTTTCTGTAATTTGGTTTATCGATTTTGTTCTATCTTCATCAGTTTCATAAAATTCAACTCTTTTGTTAGTGTCTGTTGTAATTTTATCAGGAACACTACTTAAATCAAAAAAGGTAATTCCGTCAGTATCAGAATTGTTAACGGTGTTGTTTCCTTCTGCATCTAAAAAATCATCACATTGATAAAAAGTGTCTTCAAAAGTTTGATTAGGTGTATAACTAACCGTTAAATTAATTTTAGAAATGGTATGGCAGGTTGTAGCGGTAGAGGTTGTTCTTACCCAAGCTTCTCCGTTTACAGCTACAAAATAACTTGTTTTATCGTTAACTTCTTGGACACCATTTTCTGCATCCATTTTTGTTTTATAATACTTAAAAGTATGATCTGCATCTGTAGAAATGCTTATTTCTGCTTCTGTAAGGTTAAAGGTTGTTTGAAGATCTGAATTAGTATCACATTGAAACAATGCTGCGGGATTGTTTAAAATAATTGGTTTAGGATTTACGGTTAACGTAATTGGGGCAGAAGTAAGGCCACAGCTATTACCTGTTCTAGTTAAAGCAACTCTATATTGATAATTATTATAAGAATATGGAGTATTTGTAATTTGCAAGGAATTTGTATTGCTTCCTAGATAAACTGCATTGTCTGTAATCGTATTCCAAGTAGCACCATCATCTGTAGAAAGTTCCCATTGAAAACCATTTGCTGTAGCATCTATAGTTATAGTATCTGTAGCACTTTCACAAAAAGTAACATCAGTAAATGGCGTAATTAATTCAATTGGAGCACTTGTAATGTAATCTGAATTAGGGTTTGTATATCCGTCATCAGGGTTTTTTACTTTTCCGTTTTTATCAACAGAAAAGGAATTTGCAAAAAGAATTCCATCATTATTATACTCAGTAAAACCTGCTTCAATAACATCATTACAACCATCGTTATCAGCATCTAATTCTAAGAAATTAAAGACGTTATCTCCATCAGTATCTGCAATTGTATATTTTAAAGAAAGGGTTTGTACTGTGGTGTCATTTTCTAGTGAATCTGCCAATCCGTTTTTGTTGATGTCTATAAAAGTATCTACAGTTCCATTAAAATTCACATCTAAACCGTGGTTAGCTTCTGTTGAGTCAAAAATACCATCGTTGTCCGTATCGTAGTCTAAATAGTTTTTAACTCCGTCATTATCAGTGTCAATATTTGTAATCAGACCATTAAAAGCATCATCTAAACCATCTAAATTTGCATCCGTTTTTAGAAGTGTAATTTGTGGTGATGAAACTTCTGAAATATCAGGAATCCCATCATTATCACTGTCTAAATCAAACATGTTTTCTATACCATCTCCATCAGAATCTAACGTAAAACAGGTTAAACCGATGGTTCCGTTAAAAGTAGAAATGTCACTACTAATATTGTTATTATGCTCAAAAGAAATGTTTTTAATTTGATTAGCTACAAATTGAAATGTACTTGTACCGCCTACAAGATCTGTTTTAAACTTAAATTTAATTACTGAAGCAGAAAATTGAGTGAAATCATCTTCAAATTCATCATCAAAATTAGAGTCTACTAAAATTTGATTATCAGGATCTAGTAGGGTAATATTTTTGTCTGCTTGTGATAACCTCAGGATAAAATACTCGTTATCAGAAATGGTATGGTCTTTAGTACTGTTTTGGGTTAGTTTAAAGTTGATGTTGTCGTTAAAATCTAATGAGTAAGTCGAGTTTGATGTACCACTAGCATTTGCAACAGAGGTAAAGCTACCAGTTGCATCTCCAGTAAAAGTTGTGTTTTCTGTAATTAAATTTGCATTAATTGTTGTTAGGTCATCTGTAACTGTTGGAGTATTAATATCTGATAAATCAATGATTTTATCACCTAAAGACTCATCACAATTTAAAATTCCGTCGTTGTCAATATCAACATCTACATTGTCTATAATCCCATCTTTGTCATAATCATCAGGACAAATACTAATTGGTATTTCTACGGAAATAAATTCTGTACCTGTACATATAACCTTACCAACTAATCTGTATCTACCGGGTTCTGTTGGCAAAGGAGTATAAGCATTTTCGGTACTTTTTGTTACCCAATTTAAGGTAGTTTCATTATACAGTTGCCATTGTATACCACCATCAAATAACTCGGTATTTGCAGCTTCTAATTTTAAATTATTACCAAGACAGTTGCCTAAAGTTTCTATGTTAACGTTAAAATTAATTTCTGGTTTAGAAGGGAAACCTGAGTAAAAGCCACCAGAAGTTGCCGCTCCGTTTTGATTGAAGTAAGAGCAGTAGAGTTCTGTTGCAGCATCACCAATTAAACTTTTTACGGTAACGTTTCCAGAAAGATTTGTTACTTTATATGTTACGTAATTACTATTACCAAGAATGTCTTTTGGACCATCGATTGTGTGGTTTGTATTTGTAGAATTTTCTTCAATAATTAGTGTTGCTCCTTTTTTTGTAACAATAGAAACTCCTCCTTCAAAAGTATTAAAACCTATTTTATCTATATTAGGAATGTTATCTACAAAGCCTGTGCTTTCGCAATTTAAAGGAGGAACAAAAAAGAGCCCTTGGTTTGCAGCTCTATCATTTGCACCAACACCTTGATATGCAAATACAGGTTGTGAAGTTTTTACATACATATTTCCATTGGTAGAATATTCATTACCTTCTATTACATACCATTCTCCTGCTTTTGCGATGGTAGTTTCTGCTGTTAAATTATCATTTATAAATACTTCTGTATTGTCATGATGTGCAACAATTAGTATGTTTTCCCAAGCGTTTTCTCCATCACCTTTTACAAAAATATATTCGTCTCCAATTTTTTTAGCATCAACAATTTGGTCTATCCCATAATCTCTAAGGTTGGTAGGAGTATCAAAAGTACCGGTTGCAGAACCAGAATTTACAACAATAGGTTTGTTTTCATCGTCAGATTTTATAAGCGTACCTAATAAATCACTAGGAGTTCCACCTCTATCAAAAGAAACCGATACAATAAAACTTTCTCCTTCATTTAAAGTTTTTGTAAAAGGAATAGGTCCTTCATAGTTGTTAATGTTAATACCAGGCGTAAAATCATCAAAAGTTACATTGGTGTTATCTTCAGTGGCCATTACAGATACAAAATTTAAATGCCCATTAGCAGGGTTTGTACTAGGAAAACCTCCCATTCTAAATTCTGTACCTAAGGCAGAAAGCCCTTTACTTACAATGGCAGATGCTTGATTTGCTCTACCTGCAGAGATCATTCTTACAGAAACATAAATAACATCATTGGCTTCTATAATGTATCCTTTATCGTTTATTATAGTAGCTGTTTGACCTGGTTCTTGAAACAATTGTGTACCAACTATGGTAGATGTTGTAAAAAAAGGGGTAGCGTTAGAAACTGTACCAGTAATTTCTTCGGAAGCAGGTTTTCCTATTGGTTTTATCGTAAAAGAAACATTACTACTTTTTGGGGTAGAGATATAAATGTATTGATTGTCAATAGCTTCATCACTTGTAATTGGCGGTAAATAATGTTTTTTGCTTAATTGAGCATTTATATTCTGAAAAGCAATACAACTGATAAAAATGAATAAACCGAATAAAAAACTTTTGCGCATTGTAATATTAAATTAAGTATTAATATTATTTCTGGTTAATCAATTTTAACAACAGAATAATCTAAAGGCAAAATACAAAAGTTTATTGAATGTTTGAGTTTTTTAAAATTAGAAAAAAAGACAACTTAATACAATTTATAAATCTCTCTTTTGTAGTAGTTTAAAAGAACTGTAAATAAATATAAATGTCCAAGCACAAACAATTAGAATGGTAGAGAAGTCTACATCATAACTTTTAGTAATGTTTTCACCAACTTGGTTTGCTATAGATCTAACAGCACCTAATCTAGAAAATGGTTCTTTTATTAAGTTAGATAATGCTTCTAAAGGTAGAAATTGCATAATATTATTTACAGATTCTGAGGTGTTACCTGCACCCCTAAAAGCCCAAAAAAGATACCCTTTAAACATGCTTTCTCCAATTAACCAAACTACCATGGCACCCACTGCAAAAGCAGAACGTTTTACTAAAATACCAAAAAATAACCCCATAGAAAAGAAGCCAACTAGTTTGATAAAAAAGGCTATTAAGTACTCTAGGTTTGTGGTAATTATAGACAGTTCATTATAGTCTGAATACATTAAACCTAAAACTAAGGATACTACAAAAACAAATAATGTTGAAATTAATGAAAATACAACTACGGTGTAAAACTTAGAAAGAATAAATTCTTTTTTACTTAAACCATCAATTAAATTCTGTTTTAAAGTTTTGTAACTATACTCATTCGCCATCATAGAAACAATAACCAATAATAAGAAAAATTTTAAAATGGAAGCCATATACGTGTTAAAATGCCAGATATATGGAAAATTAAAAATGCCCATATCGGCTAAATGGAATTTAATTGGACCAATATCAAATTTTATGGTAGCAATTAAGGCAATAGAAGTAAGTAACCCAAAGTATATAAGTGATAATACCTTACTGGCGCTGTTGTGTTTAAGTTTATGAAATTCTATAGTAAGTAGTCTTAACATGACTTTGTAGTTTAAATAGTTGATTAGTTGTTGTTGGTTAAATCTAAGAATTGTTGTTCTAAACTTGGTTTACGTTTTATCAAGTGAGATAAAATAATTCCTTTTTTAAAAAGGAATTCATTTAGTTCTGTAGCAGAAATGGGATTGCTTAACATAGCAATAATGGTTTCGTGGTCTTTGTTGATTTTACCAATTGCAGGATGTTCTTCTAAAATTGATAGCAATTTTACTTCATCGGTTTCCACCTTTAATTCAAACAAACCGTTAGA
Encoded here:
- a CDS encoding T9SS type B sorting domain-containing protein codes for the protein MRKSFLFGLFIFISCIAFQNINAQLSKKHYLPPITSDEAIDNQYIYISTPKSSNVSFTIKPIGKPASEEITGTVSNATPFFTTSTIVGTQLFQEPGQTATIINDKGYIIEANDVIYVSVRMISAGRANQASAIVSKGLSALGTEFRMGGFPSTNPANGHLNFVSVMATEDNTNVTFDDFTPGININNYEGPIPFTKTLNEGESFIVSVSFDRGGTPSDLLGTLIKSDDENKPIVVNSGSATGTFDTPTNLRDYGIDQIVDAKKIGDEYIFVKGDGENAWENILIVAHHDNTEVFINDNLTAETTIAKAGEWYVIEGNEYSTNGNMYVKTSQPVFAYQGVGANDRAANQGLFFVPPLNCESTGFVDNIPNIDKIGFNTFEGGVSIVTKKGATLIIEENSTNTNHTIDGPKDILGNSNYVTYKVTNLSGNVTVKSLIGDAATELYCSYFNQNGAATSGGFYSGFPSKPEINFNVNIETLGNCLGNNLKLEAANTELFDGGIQWQLYNETTLNWVTKSTENAYTPLPTEPGRYRLVGKVICTGTEFISVEIPISICPDDYDKDGIIDNVDVDIDNDGILNCDESLGDKIIDLSDINTPTVTDDLTTINANLITENTTFTGDATGSFTSVANASGTSNSTYSLDFNDNINFKLTQNSTKDHTISDNEYFILRLSQADKNITLLDPDNQILVDSNFDDEFEDDFTQFSASVIKFKFKTDLVGGTSTFQFVANQIKNISFEHNNNISSDISTFNGTIGLTCFTLDSDGDGIENMFDLDSDNDGIPDISEVSSPQITLLKTDANLDGLDDAFNGLITNIDTDNDGVKNYLDYDTDNDGIFDSTEANHGLDVNFNGTVDTFIDINKNGLADSLENDTTVQTLSLKYTIADTDGDNVFNFLELDADNDGCNDVIEAGFTEYNNDGILFANSFSVDKNGKVKNPDDGYTNPNSDYITSAPIELITPFTDVTFCESATDTITIDATANGFQWELSTDDGATWNTITDNAVYLGSNTNSLQITNTPYSYNNYQYRVALTRTGNSCGLTSAPITLTVNPKPIILNNPAALFQCDTNSDLQTTFNLTEAEISISTDADHTFKYYKTKMDAENGVQEVNDKTSYFVAVNGEAWVRTTSTATTCHTISKINLTVSYTPNQTFEDTFYQCDDFLDAEGNNTVNNSDTDGITFFDLSSVPDKITTDTNKRVEFYETDEDRTKSINQITETQSLSNYRNTNHPYLGSAIAIYYKIIDKTNNNCQGIGEFNLEVNKIPEFSVKGETPDAPIIICAKNVPYTLEIQSLFKDDYDYKWTDKVGNTVGGNSPTLSVSDQGEYTVTASSRETTICSRTRTIVVLKSNFENLENSFVTVTDDISGFSANLSIRIDIPTNPLINEEFQYALENENGNIVRPFQDDNIFNNVEGGVYKIIVENKDGCGTSSLIVSVIQFPKFFTPNGQQNKTWTIKGTNSSFYQPNSTINIFNRYGKLVAQTSVDGEGWDGTYSGKTLPSDDYWFTVQLIPIDPNKMPILKKGHFSLLRQ
- a CDS encoding ABC transporter permease, translating into MLRLLTIEFHKLKHNSASKVLSLIYFGLLTSIALIATIKFDIGPIKFHLADMGIFNFPYIWHFNTYMASILKFFLLLVIVSMMANEYSYKTLKQNLIDGLSKKEFILSKFYTVVVFSLISTLFVFVVSLVLGLMYSDYNELSIITTNLEYLIAFFIKLVGFFSMGLFFGILVKRSAFAVGAMVVWLIGESMFKGYLFWAFRGAGNTSESVNNIMQFLPLEALSNLIKEPFSRLGAVRSIANQVGENITKSYDVDFSTILIVCAWTFIFIYSSFKLLQKRDL
- a CDS encoding acyl-CoA carboxylase subunit beta; translated protein: MDLNFNKNEDYNKLLSSDLRKRFAKVKLGGGQKRIDKLHKKGKMSARERVDYLLDSNSKSIEIGAFAGEDMYAEHGGCPSGGVVVKMGYIKGKQCIVVANDATVKAGAWFPITGKKNLRAQEISIENKLPIIYLVDSAGVYLPLQDEIFPDKEHFGRIFRNNAIMSSMGITQISAVMGSCVAGGAYLPIMSDEALIVDKTASIFLAGSYLVKAAIGESIDNETLGGATTHCEISGVTDYKAKDDKDALDKIKFIVDKIGDYDKAGYSKTEAFPPKENEDDIFGILPRERNAQYDMLEIIKRLVDNSEFEQYKEGYGKTILTGYARIDGWAVGIVANQRKLVKTQKGEMQFGGVIYNDSADKATRFIANCNQKKIPLVFLQDVTGFMVGSKSEHGGIIKDGAKMVNAVSNSVVPKFTVIIGNSYGAGNYAMCGKAYDPRLIVAWPSAELAVMSGNSAAKVLLQIEKASLLKKGEEITPEKEAELFDKIKSRYDKQISPYYAAARIWTDAVINPLKTRDWISMGIEAANHAPITKQFNMGILQV